The Megalops cyprinoides isolate fMegCyp1 chromosome 9, fMegCyp1.pri, whole genome shotgun sequence genome has a window encoding:
- the LOC118783002 gene encoding coagulation factor VII produces the protein MSLTGCGTLVAIFLVSVSAPVTTVFLEPREATQILRARKPRANSFLEEMLPGNLERECYEEVCSQEEAAEIFQTKEKTMEFWYRYKNLNPCRYNPCVNGGLCSIDRGDFVCLCPPRYDGKLCEIEVFECEYKNGGCLQYCTSRGHTNGVQCSCAEGYRLQQDGRTCEEAVPFPCGKTYQQTGFRSLLDELLSNETLDFTPSPHNFSHLGGNSTLKEGNSTFKGGNSTYKGDNSTHHGGNHTDDLLDEFQEGADSDTRIVGGFLERQGGSPWQVLIRRKNGYGFCGGTLIAPRWVISAAHCFGETPDHVTIGDYDKMRRDQDEQQIQVKAVILHPHFHAFTFDSDIALIHLAEEVQLGPYATPACLPNPHLAQLLYRDGTLGMVTGWGAMKYLGRSSRFLRKVALPMVDHQNCIRSTEQVVTDNMFCAGYQEKDRDACSGDSGGPYVANYRGIWYLTGVVSWGEECAAHGKYGFYTRVSNYLHWIQDTILKESQNIQT, from the exons ATGTCTCTCACTGGATGTGGGACCCTCGTAGCTATTTTCCTGGTCTCTGTCTCAGCACCGGTGACTACAG TATTTTTGGAGCCAAGAGAGGCAACTCAGATCCTGAGGGCTCGAAAGCCGAGAGCCAACTCCTTCTTGGAGGAGATGTTGCCCGGGAACCTGGAGCGTGAGTGTTACGAGGAGGTCTGCTCCCAGGAGGAGGCTGCCGAGATATTCCAGACCAAGGAGAAGACG ATGGAATTTTGGTATAGATACAAAA ATCTAAACCCTTGTAGGTACAACCCCTGTGTGAATGGAGGACTCTGTTCCATAGACCGGGGTGATTTCGTGTGCCTCTGCCCTCCCCGCTATGATGGAAAACTCTGCGAGATAG aggtgtttgagtgtgagtaCAAGAATGGCGGCTGCCTGCAGTActgcaccagcagggggcacacCAATGGAGTGCAGTGCAGCTGCGCAGAGGGGTACCGGTTGCAGCAGGATGGCAGGACGTGTGAGGAAGCAG TGCCATTCCCCTGTGGGAAGACGTACCAGCAGACTGGATTCCGCTCCCTTCTGGATGAGCTCCTCAGTAATGAAACCTTGGATTTTACCCCAAGTCCCCACAACTTCTCCCACCTGGGGGGAAACTCCACCCTCAAGGAGGGAAACTCCACCTTCAAGGGAGGCAACTCAACTTACAAAGGAGACAATTCTACCCACCATGGGGGTAACCATACAGATGACCTATTAGACGAGTTCCAGGAGGGGGCTGATAGTGATACACGCATCGTTGGAGGTTTTCTGGAGAGACAGGGTGGCAGTCCATGGCAG gtCCTGATTCGCAGGAAGAATGGTTACGGGTTCTGTGGGGGCACGCTGATCGCCCCACGCTGGGTTATTAGTGCAGCTCACTGTTTTGGGGAGACCCCTGACCACGTGACCATTG GGGACTATGACAAGATGCGGCGAGATCAGGATGAGCAGCAGATCCAGGTGAAAGCTGTGATACTGCACCCTCACTTCCACGCCTTCACCTTCGACAGCGACATTGCACTCATCCACCTGGCTGAGGAGGTGCAGCTGGGGCCCTACGCTACGCCTGCGTGCCTGCCCAACCCCCACCTGGCACAGCTACTCTACAGAGACGGCACTTTAGGCATGGTGACTGGCTGGGGTGCCATGAAGTACCTGGGCAGGTCCTCCCGTTTCTTGCGCAAGGTAGCACTCCCAATGGTGGATCATCAGAATTGCATCCGGTCCACTGAGCAGGTTGTCACAGACAACATGTTCTGCGCTGGCTACCAGGAGAAAGACCGAGACGCCTGCAGCGGCGACAGTGGCGGCCCCTACGTGGCTAACTACCGTGGGATCTGGTACCTCACCGGGGTGGTCAGTTGGGGTGAAGAGTGCGCTGCCCATGGCAAATACGGCTTCTACACCCGGGTGAGCAACTACCTGCATTGGATACAAGATACAATACTGAAGGAGAGCCAGAACATCCAGACCTGA